A genome region from Streptomyces antimycoticus includes the following:
- the ruvC gene encoding crossover junction endodeoxyribonuclease RuvC, with protein sequence MRVLGVDPGLTRCGVGVVEGVAGRPLRMLGVGVIRTGADLTIGDRLVLIERGIEEWLDAHRPEFVAVERVFSQHNVRTVMGTAQASAVAMLCAARRGLPVALHTPSEVKAAVTGSGRADKAQVGSMVTRLLRLDAPPKPADAADALALAICHIWRAPATNRLQQAVAAHRGTNSARTTNNPSAASTARPTSAARTTKGPIS encoded by the coding sequence GTGCGCGTGCTGGGCGTGGACCCGGGGCTGACCCGGTGCGGTGTCGGCGTGGTCGAGGGAGTCGCGGGGCGCCCGCTGCGGATGCTCGGCGTCGGCGTCATCCGGACCGGGGCGGACCTCACGATCGGCGACCGGCTCGTCCTCATCGAGCGCGGCATAGAGGAGTGGCTGGACGCCCACCGGCCCGAATTCGTCGCCGTGGAGCGGGTGTTCAGCCAGCACAATGTGCGCACCGTCATGGGCACCGCCCAGGCCAGCGCCGTCGCGATGCTGTGCGCGGCCCGCCGCGGGCTGCCGGTCGCGCTGCACACCCCCAGCGAGGTCAAGGCGGCCGTGACCGGATCCGGGCGCGCCGACAAGGCGCAGGTCGGCTCGATGGTGACCCGGCTGCTGCGGCTGGACGCACCGCCCAAGCCGGCCGACGCGGCGGACGCCCTGGCGCTCGCCATCTGCCATATCTGGCGGGCCCCGGCGACCAACCGCCTCCAGCAGGCCGTCGCCGCCCACCGCGGCACGAACAGCGCTCGCACCACGAATAACCCCAGCGCCGCGAGTACCGCC